The following proteins are co-located in the Osmia lignaria lignaria isolate PbOS001 chromosome 12, iyOsmLign1, whole genome shotgun sequence genome:
- the LOC117602995 gene encoding lysophospholipase-like protein 1 — translation MNQITAINVVKATRRHSGTLFFFHGSGSSGDDIKKWIDILNKGELNFPHIKIIYPTAPAQPYTPNNGTLSNVWFDRANISINAPEMVESVDSMCKTIQELINKEVSNGIPHDRIAVAGFSMGGALSLYLSYKYISSLAGCCAMSSFINKNSMVYKHLKESPKIHTPLLQFHGSADTFVPIKWGEETSNNLKEFGVNVQFVPLNNVDHELDATEIKSFKEWLLNILPEN, via the exons ATGAATCAGATTACTGCAATTAATGTAGTAAAAGCTACTAGAAGACATAGTGgcacattatttttttttcatggtTCAG GATCTTCTGGGgatgatataaaaaaatggaTTGATATATTGAACAAGGGAGAACTAAATTTTCCACAcatcaaaattatttatccTACTGCACCTGCTCAACCTTATACACCTAATAATGGAACG CTTAGCAATGTATGGTTTGATCGTGCAAACATATCTATCAATGCTCCTGAAATGGTAGAATCAGTGGATTCTATGTGTAAAACTATACAGGAGTTAATTAATAAAGAAGTATCTAATGGAATTCCACATGATAGAATTGCTGTTGCTGGTTTTTCAATGGGTGGAGCACTATCATTATATTtatcatataaatatatatcatcTTTGGCTGGTTGTTGTGCCATGTctagtttcattaataaaaattcaatggtATACAAG CATTTGAAGGAGAGTCCAAAAATACACACACCGCTTCTACAATTCCATGGCAGTGCTGATACATTCGTTCCAATAAAATGGGGAGAAGAAACTTCCaacaatttaaaagaatttggaGTAAATGTTCAATTTGTGCCATTAAATAATGTAGATCACGAATTAGATGCGACTGAAATAAAATCCTTTAAGGAATGGCTGTTAAACATTTTaccagaaaattga
- the LOC117602990 gene encoding uncharacterized protein LOC117602990 isoform X2 has protein sequence MVDRSWKITESTTTTGTTWLYNITTQGEMSSSGGLGFGVGVAGGPTLAAAQQSQGVAALLVMLAVLCFIFAYCCWGAPFCRSLCRRHCCCRLEDPEPDSRFSNNDQAMVATPTIILLPHGRMLVVDGTIFTQFQTDPTGLDLVELGDSVLRAQRNPRSINRHQLQNSQGSILEMDAETPSKDSLGSVGCFPPPTYESIYGKEESDMPPSYSDILLHRFANLPHEIDMHGFCHDGKEEIEMQSLDGYPHILSNPMNTIPYPYATIANFSSQSFPRRNVSRNPSIISNPLDSYFVDNELELYRMSQGIVPRVFSNANFEALRTYQDETSFHTENSNEHQMRNELVSENGNHCVSDNTVRNNERIQGNNTDEISRNITTGNDLMNTRNLVRSLSRISQESRNNLENSQKENQENGVIFVRLSRSEDRNNGHGSHNWYSVANENDRSRTQINQDDQSNLRNVHSENPRADETNRNTESNPIEYYIRSQSIDENVGRSQRLETESNYSDEETSNFGALADIRESRV, from the exons ATGGTGGACAGATCGTGGAAAATCACGGAATCAACAACCACCACGGGGACGACTTGGCTGTATAACATCACTACCCAag GCGAGATGAGCAGCAGCGGAGGGTTAGGATTTGGCGTCGGCGTCGCCGGTGGTCCAACCCTCGCAGCCGCTCAGCAAAGCCAAGGGGTAGCTGCTCTTCTAGTGATGCTTGCCGTCTTATGCTTTATTTTCGCCTATTGCTGTTGGGGTGCACCGTTCTGCAGGTCTCTATGTAGAAGACACTGTTGCTGCCGGTTAGAAGATCCTGAACCAGATTCACGATTCAGCAATAACGATCAAGCGATGGTAGCAACACCGACCATCATTCTCTTACCACACGGTAGAATGCTTGTTGTCGACGGTACAATCTTCACCCAGTTCCAAACCGATCCGACCG GTTTAGACTTGGTGGAACTCGGCGATAGCGTATTACGAGCTCAAAGAAATCCACGAAGCATAAATCGACATCAGCTACAGAATAGCCAAGGTAGCATCTTAGAGATGGACGCTGAAACGCCCAGTAAAGACAGCTTAGGATCCGTTGGGTGTTTCCCACCCCCAACTTACGAAAGTATCTACGGAAAAGAAGAGTCGGACATGCCACCGTCGTATTCTGATATTTTATTGCATAG GTTCGCCAATCTTCCTCACGAGATAGACATGCACGGTTTTTGTCACGACGGTAAAGAGGAGATCGAGATGCAGAGCCTAGATGGTTATCCGCATATACTAAGTAATCCTATGAATACAATACCGTACCCTTACGCGACGATAGCAAATTTTTCGAGTCAAAGTTTTCCACGAAGAAACGTTTCGAGAAATCCATCGATCATCAGCAATCCTCTCGACAGTTATTTCGTGGATAATGAATTAGAGTTGTACAGGATGAGCCAGGGCATCGTACCTCGAGTGTTTAGCAATGCGAATTTCGAGGCCCTTAGAACTTATCAGGACGAAACTTCGTTTCACACAGAGAACAGTAACGAACATCAAATGCGGAACGAATTAGTGTCGGAGAATGGAAATCATTGTGTTTCGGATAATACCGTTCGGAACAACGAAAGAATACAGGGGAATAATACCGATGAGATATCACGAAATATAACGACGGGAAATGATCTGATGAACACGAGGAATCTTGTTCGTAGCTTGTCGAGGATCAGCCAAGAAAGCAGAAACAACTTGGAGAATTCTCAAAAAGAAAATCAAGAGAATGGAGTAATCTTTGTTCGATTATCTCGTTCCGAGGATCGCAATAATGGTCACGGTTCTCATAATTGGTATTCCGTTGCAAACGAGAACGATAGATCAAGAACGCAAATCAATCAAGATGATCAATCGAATTTGAGAAATGTACATTCGGAAAATCCTCGAGCGGATGAAACTAATCGCAACACGGAATCAAACCCGATAGAATATTATATTAGAAGCCAAAGTATCGACGAAAATGTTGGAAGATCCCAACGATTGGAAACTGAATCTAATTACTCGGACGAAGAGACCAGTAATTTCGGGGCTCTAGCTGATATTCGTGAAAGCCGAGTATAA
- the LOC117602990 gene encoding uncharacterized protein LOC117602990 isoform X1 — MLRIADLNKFLVFTSNTSNCYFVTCPTKWYSNYYYYFTIKELNVLGEMSSSGGLGFGVGVAGGPTLAAAQQSQGVAALLVMLAVLCFIFAYCCWGAPFCRSLCRRHCCCRLEDPEPDSRFSNNDQAMVATPTIILLPHGRMLVVDGTIFTQFQTDPTGLDLVELGDSVLRAQRNPRSINRHQLQNSQGSILEMDAETPSKDSLGSVGCFPPPTYESIYGKEESDMPPSYSDILLHRFANLPHEIDMHGFCHDGKEEIEMQSLDGYPHILSNPMNTIPYPYATIANFSSQSFPRRNVSRNPSIISNPLDSYFVDNELELYRMSQGIVPRVFSNANFEALRTYQDETSFHTENSNEHQMRNELVSENGNHCVSDNTVRNNERIQGNNTDEISRNITTGNDLMNTRNLVRSLSRISQESRNNLENSQKENQENGVIFVRLSRSEDRNNGHGSHNWYSVANENDRSRTQINQDDQSNLRNVHSENPRADETNRNTESNPIEYYIRSQSIDENVGRSQRLETESNYSDEETSNFGALADIRESRV, encoded by the exons ATGCTCCGCATTGCGGATTTAAATAAGTTTCTTGTGTTTACGAGTAACACGTCGAATTGTTATTTCGTAACGTGTCCCACGAAATGgtattctaattattattattattttacaataaaagaACTGAATGTTTTAGGCGAGATGAGCAGCAGCGGAGGGTTAGGATTTGGCGTCGGCGTCGCCGGTGGTCCAACCCTCGCAGCCGCTCAGCAAAGCCAAGGGGTAGCTGCTCTTCTAGTGATGCTTGCCGTCTTATGCTTTATTTTCGCCTATTGCTGTTGGGGTGCACCGTTCTGCAGGTCTCTATGTAGAAGACACTGTTGCTGCCGGTTAGAAGATCCTGAACCAGATTCACGATTCAGCAATAACGATCAAGCGATGGTAGCAACACCGACCATCATTCTCTTACCACACGGTAGAATGCTTGTTGTCGACGGTACAATCTTCACCCAGTTCCAAACCGATCCGACCG GTTTAGACTTGGTGGAACTCGGCGATAGCGTATTACGAGCTCAAAGAAATCCACGAAGCATAAATCGACATCAGCTACAGAATAGCCAAGGTAGCATCTTAGAGATGGACGCTGAAACGCCCAGTAAAGACAGCTTAGGATCCGTTGGGTGTTTCCCACCCCCAACTTACGAAAGTATCTACGGAAAAGAAGAGTCGGACATGCCACCGTCGTATTCTGATATTTTATTGCATAG GTTCGCCAATCTTCCTCACGAGATAGACATGCACGGTTTTTGTCACGACGGTAAAGAGGAGATCGAGATGCAGAGCCTAGATGGTTATCCGCATATACTAAGTAATCCTATGAATACAATACCGTACCCTTACGCGACGATAGCAAATTTTTCGAGTCAAAGTTTTCCACGAAGAAACGTTTCGAGAAATCCATCGATCATCAGCAATCCTCTCGACAGTTATTTCGTGGATAATGAATTAGAGTTGTACAGGATGAGCCAGGGCATCGTACCTCGAGTGTTTAGCAATGCGAATTTCGAGGCCCTTAGAACTTATCAGGACGAAACTTCGTTTCACACAGAGAACAGTAACGAACATCAAATGCGGAACGAATTAGTGTCGGAGAATGGAAATCATTGTGTTTCGGATAATACCGTTCGGAACAACGAAAGAATACAGGGGAATAATACCGATGAGATATCACGAAATATAACGACGGGAAATGATCTGATGAACACGAGGAATCTTGTTCGTAGCTTGTCGAGGATCAGCCAAGAAAGCAGAAACAACTTGGAGAATTCTCAAAAAGAAAATCAAGAGAATGGAGTAATCTTTGTTCGATTATCTCGTTCCGAGGATCGCAATAATGGTCACGGTTCTCATAATTGGTATTCCGTTGCAAACGAGAACGATAGATCAAGAACGCAAATCAATCAAGATGATCAATCGAATTTGAGAAATGTACATTCGGAAAATCCTCGAGCGGATGAAACTAATCGCAACACGGAATCAAACCCGATAGAATATTATATTAGAAGCCAAAGTATCGACGAAAATGTTGGAAGATCCCAACGATTGGAAACTGAATCTAATTACTCGGACGAAGAGACCAGTAATTTCGGGGCTCTAGCTGATATTCGTGAAAGCCGAGTATAA
- the LOC117602990 gene encoding uncharacterized protein LOC117602990 isoform X3, which produces MSSSGGLGFGVGVAGGPTLAAAQQSQGVAALLVMLAVLCFIFAYCCWGAPFCRSLCRRHCCCRLEDPEPDSRFSNNDQAMVATPTIILLPHGRMLVVDGTIFTQFQTDPTGLDLVELGDSVLRAQRNPRSINRHQLQNSQGSILEMDAETPSKDSLGSVGCFPPPTYESIYGKEESDMPPSYSDILLHRFANLPHEIDMHGFCHDGKEEIEMQSLDGYPHILSNPMNTIPYPYATIANFSSQSFPRRNVSRNPSIISNPLDSYFVDNELELYRMSQGIVPRVFSNANFEALRTYQDETSFHTENSNEHQMRNELVSENGNHCVSDNTVRNNERIQGNNTDEISRNITTGNDLMNTRNLVRSLSRISQESRNNLENSQKENQENGVIFVRLSRSEDRNNGHGSHNWYSVANENDRSRTQINQDDQSNLRNVHSENPRADETNRNTESNPIEYYIRSQSIDENVGRSQRLETESNYSDEETSNFGALADIRESRV; this is translated from the exons ATGAGCAGCAGCGGAGGGTTAGGATTTGGCGTCGGCGTCGCCGGTGGTCCAACCCTCGCAGCCGCTCAGCAAAGCCAAGGGGTAGCTGCTCTTCTAGTGATGCTTGCCGTCTTATGCTTTATTTTCGCCTATTGCTGTTGGGGTGCACCGTTCTGCAGGTCTCTATGTAGAAGACACTGTTGCTGCCGGTTAGAAGATCCTGAACCAGATTCACGATTCAGCAATAACGATCAAGCGATGGTAGCAACACCGACCATCATTCTCTTACCACACGGTAGAATGCTTGTTGTCGACGGTACAATCTTCACCCAGTTCCAAACCGATCCGACCG GTTTAGACTTGGTGGAACTCGGCGATAGCGTATTACGAGCTCAAAGAAATCCACGAAGCATAAATCGACATCAGCTACAGAATAGCCAAGGTAGCATCTTAGAGATGGACGCTGAAACGCCCAGTAAAGACAGCTTAGGATCCGTTGGGTGTTTCCCACCCCCAACTTACGAAAGTATCTACGGAAAAGAAGAGTCGGACATGCCACCGTCGTATTCTGATATTTTATTGCATAG GTTCGCCAATCTTCCTCACGAGATAGACATGCACGGTTTTTGTCACGACGGTAAAGAGGAGATCGAGATGCAGAGCCTAGATGGTTATCCGCATATACTAAGTAATCCTATGAATACAATACCGTACCCTTACGCGACGATAGCAAATTTTTCGAGTCAAAGTTTTCCACGAAGAAACGTTTCGAGAAATCCATCGATCATCAGCAATCCTCTCGACAGTTATTTCGTGGATAATGAATTAGAGTTGTACAGGATGAGCCAGGGCATCGTACCTCGAGTGTTTAGCAATGCGAATTTCGAGGCCCTTAGAACTTATCAGGACGAAACTTCGTTTCACACAGAGAACAGTAACGAACATCAAATGCGGAACGAATTAGTGTCGGAGAATGGAAATCATTGTGTTTCGGATAATACCGTTCGGAACAACGAAAGAATACAGGGGAATAATACCGATGAGATATCACGAAATATAACGACGGGAAATGATCTGATGAACACGAGGAATCTTGTTCGTAGCTTGTCGAGGATCAGCCAAGAAAGCAGAAACAACTTGGAGAATTCTCAAAAAGAAAATCAAGAGAATGGAGTAATCTTTGTTCGATTATCTCGTTCCGAGGATCGCAATAATGGTCACGGTTCTCATAATTGGTATTCCGTTGCAAACGAGAACGATAGATCAAGAACGCAAATCAATCAAGATGATCAATCGAATTTGAGAAATGTACATTCGGAAAATCCTCGAGCGGATGAAACTAATCGCAACACGGAATCAAACCCGATAGAATATTATATTAGAAGCCAAAGTATCGACGAAAATGTTGGAAGATCCCAACGATTGGAAACTGAATCTAATTACTCGGACGAAGAGACCAGTAATTTCGGGGCTCTAGCTGATATTCGTGAAAGCCGAGTATAA